The following are encoded in a window of Ruficoccus amylovorans genomic DNA:
- a CDS encoding SulP family inorganic anion transporter: MLNFFRKRSANLKDDLLSGLTVALALVPEAIAFAFVAGVSPIIGLYSAFFMGLLTAVFGGRPGMISGATGAIAVVIVSLVALHGVEYLFPAVILCGVIQILAGIGKLGQFIRMVPHSVMLGFVNGLAIVIFMAQFGSFNTVNDAGALIPLAGAPLILMFALVGLTMLIIWLLPKLTRAVPASLAAILVVTGLSIAINQAAPASWSAQNQPHALLTVGDMLRTNTTARATTEARQELGPEAPDAAIAAQVAATVEAESGISAGLPKLFFLDGQYDILPPFNLATLWIILPFALTMAGVGLIESLMTLSLIDEITETRGRGNRECVGQGLANIVCGMFGGMGGCAMIGQSLINVNSGGRGRASGITAAVCLLSFVLVLAPWIEMIPMAALVGVMFMVVIGTFEWASLRMFRKVPFSDILVMVVVAGYTVVMHDLASAVILGVIISALVFAWRHATHLGAEVYPDKKGARVYQLHGPLFFASVASFKELFNPREDPEEVVIDFYFTRVYDQSGLEAINTVAEKYRSLGKRLHLTHLSPECRKLLDKAGDLVEVNLSEDPQYHVATDRLG; the protein is encoded by the coding sequence ATGCTCAATTTTTTCCGTAAACGCTCCGCCAACCTCAAGGACGATCTGCTCTCGGGCCTGACTGTCGCTCTCGCCCTCGTCCCCGAGGCCATCGCCTTCGCCTTCGTGGCTGGGGTCTCGCCCATCATCGGGCTGTACTCGGCCTTTTTCATGGGCCTGCTCACCGCTGTCTTTGGCGGGCGACCGGGCATGATCTCCGGGGCCACCGGGGCCATCGCCGTCGTGATCGTCTCCCTCGTCGCCCTGCACGGCGTCGAATACCTCTTTCCCGCCGTCATCCTCTGCGGAGTCATCCAGATACTGGCCGGGATCGGCAAGCTCGGGCAATTTATCCGTATGGTGCCGCACTCGGTCATGCTGGGCTTTGTCAACGGGCTGGCCATCGTGATTTTCATGGCCCAATTCGGGAGCTTCAACACCGTCAACGACGCCGGGGCGCTGATCCCGCTTGCTGGTGCGCCGCTGATCCTGATGTTCGCGCTGGTCGGACTGACCATGCTCATCATCTGGCTGTTGCCCAAGCTGACCCGCGCCGTCCCGGCCTCGCTGGCCGCGATCCTCGTTGTCACCGGCCTGTCCATCGCCATCAACCAGGCCGCTCCGGCAAGCTGGTCCGCACAGAACCAGCCCCACGCACTGCTGACGGTGGGCGACATGCTCCGGACCAACACCACCGCCCGCGCCACTACCGAGGCCCGCCAGGAGCTCGGCCCCGAGGCCCCGGATGCGGCCATCGCCGCGCAGGTCGCCGCCACCGTCGAGGCCGAGAGCGGGATCTCCGCCGGGCTGCCGAAGCTGTTCTTTCTCGACGGGCAGTACGACATCCTCCCGCCGTTCAACCTGGCGACTCTCTGGATTATCCTGCCCTTTGCCCTGACCATGGCCGGAGTCGGGCTGATCGAGTCGCTCATGACGCTGAGCCTGATCGACGAAATCACCGAGACCCGCGGACGGGGCAACCGCGAATGCGTCGGACAGGGCCTGGCCAATATCGTGTGCGGGATGTTCGGCGGCATGGGCGGGTGCGCCATGATCGGCCAGTCGCTCATCAACGTAAACTCCGGTGGGCGCGGGCGAGCCAGCGGCATCACTGCCGCCGTCTGCCTGCTGTCCTTCGTGTTGGTGCTGGCCCCGTGGATCGAAATGATCCCGATGGCGGCGCTGGTTGGGGTGATGTTCATGGTCGTAATCGGGACCTTCGAGTGGGCCAGCCTGCGCATGTTCCGCAAGGTCCCTTTCAGCGACATCCTCGTCATGGTCGTGGTGGCGGGCTACACCGTGGTCATGCACGACCTGGCCTCGGCGGTCATCCTGGGGGTAATTATCTCGGCGCTGGTTTTCGCCTGGCGGCACGCCACCCACCTGGGCGCGGAAGTTTACCCGGACAAAAAAGGCGCACGCGTGTACCAGCTACACGGCCCACTGTTTTTCGCCTCGGTTGCCTCGTTCAAGGAGCTGTTCAATCCCCGTGAAGACCCGGAAGAGGTCGTCATCGACTTCTACTTCACCCGCGTTTACGACCAGTCCGGCCTCGAAGCGATCAATACCGTGGCCGAAAAATACCGCAGCCTCGGCAAACGCCTGCACCTGACCCACCTCTCCCCCGAGTGCCGCAAGCTGCTCGACAAGGCCGGCGACCTGGTCGAGGTCAACCTCTCCGAAGACCCCCAGTACCACGTCGCCACTGACCGCCTCGGCTAG
- a CDS encoding STAS domain-containing protein, translating into MPSDVVQFSDGEKLLVCAFMGPLNAERCQQIQEDLIGKIEATESVVHFDMKEVTFASSSFLRIVLTVNKRVGKERLKITNVDPQVKKVFKMSGLWDALGMGS; encoded by the coding sequence ATGCCTTCCGACGTCGTTCAATTCTCCGATGGTGAAAAACTGCTGGTCTGCGCCTTCATGGGCCCGCTCAACGCCGAACGCTGCCAGCAAATCCAGGAGGACCTGATCGGAAAGATCGAGGCCACCGAAAGCGTCGTCCATTTCGACATGAAGGAAGTCACCTTCGCCTCATCCTCCTTTTTGCGCATCGTACTGACGGTCAACAAGCGCGTCGGCAAGGAGCGGTTGAAAATCACCAACGTCGATCCGCAGGTCAAAAAGGTCTTCAAGATGTCCGGCCTCTGGGACGCGCTCGGCATGGGCAGCTAA